TTGTGGACTTGTCTGTCCTAGAGGGGCCATATCCTTAGAGCCTACTATAGATGGGGAACTCATGCTATATAAAGATAAAGAGGAGGTTTTTTCGACAGCACAACTTAAAATGGGTAGCGGTACCTCCGGGATGCTTGTAACGGAAGTAAAAAAACAAATGAAATCGGCAGCAGGGGATGAAAATTTTGCAATTATTGATGGTTCCCCGGGTATAGGTTGTCCCGTAATAGCCTCCCTTAGTGGGGTGGATATGGTTTTAATCGTAGCCGAACCTTCTATATCAGGAATTAGTGATATGGAACGGATAATAAAAACTGCCCAAGGATTTGGTACGAAGATAGGGGTATGTATAAATAAATATGATACTAATCTTAGAAATACTAGGAATATTCAAGGGTTTTGCGAGAAAAAGGGAATACCTTTTGTAGGGAAAATACCTTTTGATTCGGAAGCGGTAAAAGTCATAAACAATGGTAGTACCATAGTAGATATAGAGTGCGCATCGGGAGTAGCGGTAAGGAAAATTCATGCTAAGATTATAGATATATTTAAAATATAAAATGGAGGTATAAGAAATGATTAAAATTGCAGTAGCAAGTGAAGGGAATAGGATAACAGAACATTTTGGTCATTGTGAAAATTTTAATATTTTTGAGGGGGAAGATGGAAAGATTATAAGCGTTGAATCTATCCCTAATCCAGGACATAAGCCAGGATTTCTTCCTAATTTCCTAAATGATAAAGGGGTTAATGTAATTATTTCAGGTGGCATGGGTGGAGGAGCCGTAGATATTTTTAATGAAAAAGGAATAGATGTTTATGTGGGGGTAAAAGGCGATGCCAAAGCAGCAGCAGAAGCATATCTTAAAGGTCACCTAAAAACAACAGGCTCTATTTGCCATGAACATGAACATCATGATATATGTGGAGAATAAATCTAAATTGACTAGATTATTGGCACTAAAAATATAACAACTGTAGACAAGGAGAAAGGAAATGGATAAAAAGATTCATACTTGTACTCCACATAGGGCATGTATCTCATTGGTTCCGATTTTCAATCATTTAGAAGATTGTCAAATACATGAAATCATGAAATCTACAAAATCCACTTCATACAAGAAAGGGGAAATGATTTATCGTGCAGGGGATGTTTCAGACTCCCTACATATTGTAAGTGATGGAAAGGTAAAAATATACCGATTATCCGAATCAGGAAAAGAACAACTGGTGCGTATTTTAGGTCCAGGGGATTTCACAGGGGAACTGGCATTATTTAATGAGTCTATTCATGAATCCTATGCAGAGGCCATGGAAGATAGTGATATTTGTATGATTACCCGGGAAGCCTTACAAAGGTTTTTGATGGAATTTCCTTCTATCTCTTTAATGATTTTATCTGAGTTTTCGAAGAGACTAGAAAAATCAGAAAAACAGGTAACCCGTTTTGCCACCGAAAAGGTTGAGACGAGAATAGCTCTTTTTTTATCTGAACGTGTGGAAGATGAAGGTGGGAGAATGGAAATATCATTACCCATGGCTAGAAAGGATTTGGCATCTTATCTAGGAACAACACCTGAAACGTTAAGCAGGAAATTAACTGAATTTGAAAAGGAGGGGTATATTAAACAGATAGGGTATAAAAAAATCAAAATATTAGATTTAGATGGGTTAATGGATTTGTAGGCTCCTGAATTCTTGAAGAATTCAGGGGCTTTTTTAGATAACACCAATAATAATACATAGATAGGATCACTAATTTAGCAGTTGAAAAATAGTATTAGATATTATAAGATAAATTTATATATTTTCAGACAATTAAATAGATTATATAATAAAGGATAAGAAAAGGGGGATTATATGGGAAAAATAGATTTAAAGGGAACTTGGAACTTTTGTCTGGATAGTGAGAAAATGGGGCTGGATAAGAAATATTATAAAAAATCCTTTGAAGATACAATTGATTTACCAACCACCGTATCGGAATCAAAAAAAGGAAGCTATTCTGACAAAATGAATGTGGGTTTTCTCACAGACCCTTATTATTTTGAAGGATATACTTGGTACTCAAAGGATGTAGAATTTGAAGACACGAAGGAAAAAGAGTTTTTTCTAATATTGGAGAGAACAAGGATTTCTCACCTTTGGATAGATGAAAACTATATCGGAAGTAATGATAGCCTTTGTACATCCCATAGATATCGCATTACCCCCTATATAAGTAACAAATCCAAGATTACGATTATGGTTGATAATACTTCCTATTTGATAAAGGGGGGGCATATGACCTCTCCTGATACTCAGACAAATTGGAATGGGATAACCGGAGAGATATATATTGAAGAATTAAATAAAGCTTATTTAAGCAAAGTAAGAATATATCCTAATGTGGCACAAAATTCAATTGAAGTAAAGTTAACTCTAAATGGAAGCGAAAAGGCTGATATGATAGCATGGACATCGTGTAATCAAAAAGCTTTTTCAAAATCTAATTATGAACTTTTAGAAGGAGAAAATACTTTTACATATTACCTTGATAAAAGAGCTCAAACCTGGAGTGAACATAACCCCCAATTATATGATTTAATATTAAAATTAAAACAAAACAATGAGACTGAGGATGAGTATAGATTTAGCTTTGGGCTAAGAGAATTTAAAGCGAAAGGAAAGTATTTTGAAATCAACGGCATGAGAACCTTCTTAAGGGGAAAGCATGACGGGCTTATTTTCCCTCTAACCGGCTATGCTCCTACAGATGTGGAAGAATGGATAAAGATTCTTAAAATGGCTAAAGAATATGGTATAAATCACTACCGTTTTCATACCTGTTGTCCCCCAAGGGCAGCTTTTATTGCAGCTGATATATTGGGAATGTATATGGAGCCAGAACTCCCATTTTGGGGGATAGTAACCCAAGAGGGGGAAGAAAACCATGATGAAACCGGACAAAAATATCTTATAGAAGAGGGTTTTCGTATTTTAGATGAATTTGGCAATCATCCTTCATTTGTTATGATGTCCATGGGGAATGAATTATGGGGAAGTAAAAACCGTATTAATCAAATTCTCGGGGATTATAGAAAATACGATAATAGGCATCTATATACTCAGGGTTCAAATAACTTTCAATTTATGCCTTGTATCTTAGAGAACGAAGATTTCTTTTGTGGCGTGCGTTTTTCTAGAGATAGGCTATTTAGAGGCTCTTATGCTATGTGTGATGCACCTCAAGGGCATATACAAACTATGGCACCTAATACAAGTTATAACTATGATGAAATCATACGACCCAGCAATATATCGGAAGGGGAAACCAAGGGTGGTAATATTACTATTCAGTATGGAACCAGTACAAAAACGGTTAAGATGGATAGCTCTGGAGAAATAATACCAGAAGTTCCTGTAGTTTCCCATGAAATCGGACAATATGCTATGTATCCAGATTTCTCAGAAGTGAATAAATATTTAGGGGTATTGAAACCAAGGAACTTTGAAATATTTAAAAATAGATTAGAAGAAAAAAATATGCTTCATATGGCAGATGAGTTTTTTAAGGCTTCGGGTAAATTGGCAGTAGAGTGTTATAAATTAGAGCTAGAAACAGCTCTAAGAAGCAATGAGCTAGCGGGATATCAGATTTTAGATTTACAAGATTTTTCGGGTCAGGGAACGGCATTAGTAGGTATTTTAGATGCATTTATGGAAAGTAAAGGGCTTATATCTTCTAAAGAGTGGAGACAGTTTTGTTATGATAAGGTGATACTTGGAGAACTTAATAAGTTTATTTTTACTTCAGAAGAAATGCTTATAATGCCCATAAAACTAGCATGCTTTAATCCAAAAGCCATTATTAATCCTAAGATTGAATTTAATATTTCAGAAGGAGAACATATCCTCATCTCTAAAGAAAAAACAATAAGAAATCAATATTTTTCCGGGATGCATAAATTAACTGATTTTAAAATTAAACTTCCCAAGGTTTTAGAGCCAAAGAAATTAACTCTAACTATAAAAATATCTGAAGCAGATATAAAAAATGCTTATGATATATGGATTTACCCTCAAGATATACCTTCTAATAGGGATGAAGATATAATTATAACCGAAAGTATTGAGGAAGCAAGAAAAAGTCTCAAAGAAGGTAAGAAGGTTCTTTATTATCCACAAGACCTAGATGATATGAATTCTATTGAGGGCACATATTGTACAGACTTTTGGTGTTATCCTATGTTCAAGTCCATTTCAAAGAGCATGGGTAAACCTGTACCTGTAGGAACCCTTGGGCTTTGTATCCAAAACAATCATCCTATTTTTAACAATTTTCCTACAGAAAGTCATACAACCCCCCAATGGTATGACATTATCACCAACTCAAGGGCCATGATACTGGATGGGGAAAATGTTGAACCTATAGTATGGGTTGTAGACAATTTTGAGAGAAACCACAAATTAGGAATCATCTATGAGTTAACAATCGAGGAAGGAAAGCTGCTTGTATGTACTTCGAATTTACGAAGGATTAAAAATAGTCATTCAGCAAAATGGTTAGAATACAGCATCATTCAGCAACTTTAGGAATAACTGCAATGCCTACCTGGCATTACAGTTATTTTTTTATGTATTTTAAAATTAATATAAACATGGTATAAAAAAGTTTTAGTCTTTATGTTATAATTTATAAAAAGTGAAATACTAAATTATAATCATATTTACAAGGATGATACATTATGAAGATATTACTTAAATATTTAAAGCAATATTATATACCTTTTTTAGCAGCTATAATTTGTTTAAGTCTGGAGACTTTTATAGATTTATTACAGCCCACATTTATGTCACGGATAGTAGATATTGGGGTTGCTGCTAAGGACTTAGATTATATAATGAAAACAGGATTTATCATGCTGGGAATAACGGGAGCAGGGGCCATAATGGCAATTGCAAGAAGTATATTGGCTACTACTATATCCCAAAAGGTTGGTGCTTCCCTCAGACTTTGGTTATTTACAAAAGTTCAGTCTTTATCTTTAAAAGACATTGATAACTTTGATACAGGTTCTTTGATTACAAGACTTACTAATGATGTTACTCAGGTTCAAAATTTTGTCATGGGGATTATGAGGATATTCGTAAAGGCCCCATTGCTTTTTATAGGCAGCATAATTATGACTTTTGTACTTAGTCCGAAGATGGCATTTATTATAGTTATTTTAATACCCATTATCAGTTTTCTTATGTACTTGAATCTAAAAAAAGCATATCCCTTTTTTGCAAGGGTACAAAGGGCACTGGACAAGGTAAATATCAAAATGAGGGAATACTTACAAGGGGTTCGGGTAGTTAAGGCCTATAATCAATTTGATTATGAAAAAGAAAGCTTTGATGAAGTAAATCTAAGATTGCAAGAAACATCAAAACAGTCTATGGAATTAGTTGCAATCTTCTTACCTCTGATAACCTTAGTTGTAAATTTGGGAATTGTATTTATTTTATGGCTAGGGGGTATGGAAATTAATAAAGGAAATCTACAAGTAGGCAAGATTATTGCTATCGTAAATTATATGATACAAATATTAACCTCTTTAATTATGATTTCTAATATTATTACTACTTTAGTAAGGACAATGACATCCCTAGAGAGGATTGAGGATGTTCTAGATACAGAAGACACTATAACTTATGATAATCAAAAAGATAATTGGAAGATAGAAAAGGGAAGAATTGATTTTATCAATGTTCATGCCAGTTATTCAAAAAACACGGAGTCCAATGTTTTAAATGACATTTCTTTTACCTGTATGCCAGGGGAAACCTTAGGGATAATTGGATCTACAGGTTCAGGTAAAACAACCTTGGTACATCTTATAATGGGATATTATGATTATATAAAAGGTAGTATCAAAATAGATGGACAAGATATAAGTCATATTAATCCAAAACTAATTCGCAATCAGGTTGCTATCGTATCCCAAAAGGCATTGCTATTTAGTGGAACTATTAAAGAAAATATTCTTTGGGGTAAAAAAGATGCAAGTATGGATGAAATAAAAAATGCAGCAAAGATTGCCCAAGCACATGACTTTATAGATAGTTTCAAAGGTGGTTACGATACTTATTTAGGACAAGGAGGCGTAAACCTATCCGGGGGACAAAAACAAAGAATTTCTATTGCCCGCGCAATCATAAAAAGACCTAAAATACTGATCTTAGACGATTCTACCAGTGCTGTTGATGTAACTACAGAGGCTAAAATAAGAAAAGGTATTGGGGATTTTTCAAAGGATATGACAACTATAATTATTGCCCAAAGAATACAATCCATAATGGGGGCAGACCAAATATTAGTCTTAGAAAATGGTGAGGTTGTGGGAAAAGGGAATCACGAGGAGTTAATAGAATCCTGTAAAGTATATCAGGATATTTATGATTCACAAATTGGAAGGACGGCGACAGTATCATGAAAGATAAAGACATAAAAAGCCCAATGCCTAAGGAAACAACGGAAAGATATAGGCCTGGTGGATTAGGCCTCCTGGGTAGAGAAGTTGTAAAAGCCAAAAATATAAAAGGGACCCTTCTAAGACTTTGGGATTATTTCAAAAAAGAAAAAGTAGGTTTAGGTATTATATTTATATTAACAATTATAAGTGCATTAATGGGGCTTTTGGCTCCTTATTATATAGGCAAGGGTATTGATGTTATAAGCAGTACGATAGATTTTGATAAATCAGCATTGATTGTAGTTGGGATACTTTTACTTATAGTATATCTACTAGATGCTGTAATTACCTTTATGCAGGGATTTATGATGGCAAGAGTATCCCAAAGGGTTATCTATTATCTAAGAAAAAGCTTATTCGAAAAGCTTCAAAAACTACCTTTAGGTTTTTTTGATACCCATTCCCATGGGGAATTAATGAGTCGTTTAGCCAATGATATCGATAATATTAGTGATACCATTGCCTCATCCATGACTCAGTTTATATCAGGGGTTATTATGATAGTTGGGGCTTTTGTGATGATGTTAATATTAAGTCCCATATTAACCCTTGCAGGGCTTGTACCTATTCCCCTAATGTTTATTTTAACTAGAACCATAACTGATAGGACAAAACCACTTTTTAGACAACAACAAGAGGAATTGGGAAATCTAAATGGGGTAATCGAAGAATCTATTTCAGGAATTCATGAAGTTAAGGCCTTTAATAGGGAAAATGAAATAATAGATGAGTTTCAAAGGCTTAATGAAAGGCTTCTTAGAGCAGGAACAAAAGCTCAAATTTGGAGTGGATTTTTGATGCCACTTATGAATGTTATAAGTAATATAGGATTTGCAGCAGTTTCTTATGTCGGGGGTTATTTAGCTGTAAAATCAGCAATAACCTTAGGTATTATTGCAAGTTTTATAAGCTATTCCAAACAATTTACAAGACCGCTTATTACCTTGTCAAATATATATAACACTTTACAGACCGCCATAGCAGGGGCTGAGAGGGTCTTCGAAATACTGGATGAAGAAGAAGAGGAAAAAGATAGTCCTCAGGCGGAGATTTTACAAAATCCAAAGGGGGATGTTAGTTTTAAGAATGTTAGTTTTGGCTATAATGAAGGAAATTATATTTTAAAGGATGTAAGTTTTGATGTTAAGGCAGGAGAAACAGTGGCCCTAGTTGGATCTACAGGAGCAGGGAAAACTACAATTATTAATTTGATTACAAGATTTTATGAGGTATCCAAAGGAAGTATAGAAATAGACGGTAAGGATATTAAAAAATATACTAGGGAGAGCCTTCGAAAAAGTTTTGGTGTTGTTTTGCAAGACACCTATCTTTTCTCAGAAACAATAAAAAATAACATCAAATATGGAAATACGGAAGCTACTGATGAAGAAGTAATCAAGGCAGCTAAAATGTCGGGAGCCCATAATTTTATAAAAAATCTTCCTAAGGGATATGATACGATTATTATAGAAAGCGGCAGAAATCTAAGCCAAGGGGAAAGACAACTACTTGCAATCACTAGGGCTATATTAAGTAATAACTCAATACTGGTTTTAGATGAGGCAACCAGCAATGTAGATACCAGAACGGAAAAAAATATTCAAAAGGCCATGTTAAAACTTAAAAAGGGGAAAACTAGTTTTATTATAGCTCATAGACTTAGTACCATAAGAGATGCCGATACCATAATGGTTATAG
The Candidatus Epulonipiscium sp. DNA segment above includes these coding regions:
- a CDS encoding 4Fe-4S binding protein; translation: MKQLLILSGKGGTGKTTIASALIKLFNAKAYGDCDVDAPNLHLITRQNTKPIKNHYYGLPKAKINPKLCIKCGNCIQSCRFDAISLKKIYTVDLYACEGCGVCGLVCPRGAISLEPTIDGELMLYKDKEEVFSTAQLKMGSGTSGMLVTEVKKQMKSAAGDENFAIIDGSPGIGCPVIASLSGVDMVLIVAEPSISGISDMERIIKTAQGFGTKIGVCINKYDTNLRNTRNIQGFCEKKGIPFVGKIPFDSEAVKVINNGSTIVDIECASGVAVRKIHAKIIDIFKI
- a CDS encoding dinitrogenase iron-molybdenum cofactor encodes the protein MIKIAVASEGNRITEHFGHCENFNIFEGEDGKIISVESIPNPGHKPGFLPNFLNDKGVNVIISGGMGGGAVDIFNEKGIDVYVGVKGDAKAAAEAYLKGHLKTTGSICHEHEHHDICGE
- a CDS encoding Crp/Fnr family transcriptional regulator; its protein translation is MDKKIHTCTPHRACISLVPIFNHLEDCQIHEIMKSTKSTSYKKGEMIYRAGDVSDSLHIVSDGKVKIYRLSESGKEQLVRILGPGDFTGELALFNESIHESYAEAMEDSDICMITREALQRFLMEFPSISLMILSEFSKRLEKSEKQVTRFATEKVETRIALFLSERVEDEGGRMEISLPMARKDLASYLGTTPETLSRKLTEFEKEGYIKQIGYKKIKILDLDGLMDL
- a CDS encoding beta-glucuronidase translates to MGKIDLKGTWNFCLDSEKMGLDKKYYKKSFEDTIDLPTTVSESKKGSYSDKMNVGFLTDPYYFEGYTWYSKDVEFEDTKEKEFFLILERTRISHLWIDENYIGSNDSLCTSHRYRITPYISNKSKITIMVDNTSYLIKGGHMTSPDTQTNWNGITGEIYIEELNKAYLSKVRIYPNVAQNSIEVKLTLNGSEKADMIAWTSCNQKAFSKSNYELLEGENTFTYYLDKRAQTWSEHNPQLYDLILKLKQNNETEDEYRFSFGLREFKAKGKYFEINGMRTFLRGKHDGLIFPLTGYAPTDVEEWIKILKMAKEYGINHYRFHTCCPPRAAFIAADILGMYMEPELPFWGIVTQEGEENHDETGQKYLIEEGFRILDEFGNHPSFVMMSMGNELWGSKNRINQILGDYRKYDNRHLYTQGSNNFQFMPCILENEDFFCGVRFSRDRLFRGSYAMCDAPQGHIQTMAPNTSYNYDEIIRPSNISEGETKGGNITIQYGTSTKTVKMDSSGEIIPEVPVVSHEIGQYAMYPDFSEVNKYLGVLKPRNFEIFKNRLEEKNMLHMADEFFKASGKLAVECYKLELETALRSNELAGYQILDLQDFSGQGTALVGILDAFMESKGLISSKEWRQFCYDKVILGELNKFIFTSEEMLIMPIKLACFNPKAIINPKIEFNISEGEHILISKEKTIRNQYFSGMHKLTDFKIKLPKVLEPKKLTLTIKISEADIKNAYDIWIYPQDIPSNRDEDIIITESIEEARKSLKEGKKVLYYPQDLDDMNSIEGTYCTDFWCYPMFKSISKSMGKPVPVGTLGLCIQNNHPIFNNFPTESHTTPQWYDIITNSRAMILDGENVEPIVWVVDNFERNHKLGIIYELTIEEGKLLVCTSNLRRIKNSHSAKWLEYSIIQQL
- a CDS encoding ABC transporter ATP-binding protein → MKILLKYLKQYYIPFLAAIICLSLETFIDLLQPTFMSRIVDIGVAAKDLDYIMKTGFIMLGITGAGAIMAIARSILATTISQKVGASLRLWLFTKVQSLSLKDIDNFDTGSLITRLTNDVTQVQNFVMGIMRIFVKAPLLFIGSIIMTFVLSPKMAFIIVILIPIISFLMYLNLKKAYPFFARVQRALDKVNIKMREYLQGVRVVKAYNQFDYEKESFDEVNLRLQETSKQSMELVAIFLPLITLVVNLGIVFILWLGGMEINKGNLQVGKIIAIVNYMIQILTSLIMISNIITTLVRTMTSLERIEDVLDTEDTITYDNQKDNWKIEKGRIDFINVHASYSKNTESNVLNDISFTCMPGETLGIIGSTGSGKTTLVHLIMGYYDYIKGSIKIDGQDISHINPKLIRNQVAIVSQKALLFSGTIKENILWGKKDASMDEIKNAAKIAQAHDFIDSFKGGYDTYLGQGGVNLSGGQKQRISIARAIIKRPKILILDDSTSAVDVTTEAKIRKGIGDFSKDMTTIIIAQRIQSIMGADQILVLENGEVVGKGNHEELIESCKVYQDIYDSQIGRTATVS
- a CDS encoding ABC transporter ATP-binding protein, which codes for MPKETTERYRPGGLGLLGREVVKAKNIKGTLLRLWDYFKKEKVGLGIIFILTIISALMGLLAPYYIGKGIDVISSTIDFDKSALIVVGILLLIVYLLDAVITFMQGFMMARVSQRVIYYLRKSLFEKLQKLPLGFFDTHSHGELMSRLANDIDNISDTIASSMTQFISGVIMIVGAFVMMLILSPILTLAGLVPIPLMFILTRTITDRTKPLFRQQQEELGNLNGVIEESISGIHEVKAFNRENEIIDEFQRLNERLLRAGTKAQIWSGFLMPLMNVISNIGFAAVSYVGGYLAVKSAITLGIIASFISYSKQFTRPLITLSNIYNTLQTAIAGAERVFEILDEEEEEKDSPQAEILQNPKGDVSFKNVSFGYNEGNYILKDVSFDVKAGETVALVGSTGAGKTTIINLITRFYEVSKGSIEIDGKDIKKYTRESLRKSFGVVLQDTYLFSETIKNNIKYGNTEATDEEVIKAAKMSGAHNFIKNLPKGYDTIIIESGRNLSQGERQLLAITRAILSNNSILVLDEATSNVDTRTEKNIQKAMLKLKKGKTSFIIAHRLSTIRDADTIMVIDDGKVLEKGNHEKLIALGGRYKKMCMDTI